A single Bacteroidales bacterium DNA region contains:
- a CDS encoding glycoside hydrolase family 28 protein yields MSQINRIIKLTLIFTSLVICFANCIPSEEKSELVRHLESIFYDSSFVKIPQEEFNVKDYGAKGDGITLNTDAIQQAVDEASEVGGGKVIFPEGTYLSGALFIKSNVELHIDEDVTIKAIQDDDAFPDIWTRIAGIEMEWPAALINVNNAENVRISGKGTIDGNGKYWWDKFWGDPPRTGGMFVEYKKRDLRWALDYDCKRVRPLVVYKSENVNLKNFRIERSGFWAVTLTYSRRVHVNGIVIRNNIGGEGPSSDGINTDSSVDILVENCDVDCNDDNFALKSGRGADGLRVNKPVEDVVYRNNLSRAGHGLFTIGSETAGGMKNIEVYGLEAEDTQYGIRFKSAKVRGGVIENIHFHDIKMNGVPYPFYFELNWFPSYSYPEIPEEIPEEEIPGHWKKLTEKVKPKERGIPEFRDLVFEDITVKNAKQAFYANAYPEKPIHNLHWENITVQARKAGKISYAEDWTMKNVTMQTKNGEQVNLNNCNDIQLPSVISTVNEEN; encoded by the coding sequence ATGTCTCAAATAAATAGGATTATCAAGCTTACATTAATTTTTACATCATTAGTGATCTGTTTTGCAAATTGTATTCCATCTGAAGAGAAAAGTGAACTGGTCCGTCACCTTGAATCCATTTTTTATGATTCCTCTTTTGTAAAAATACCGCAAGAAGAGTTCAATGTAAAGGACTATGGTGCGAAAGGGGATGGGATAACTCTTAATACAGACGCCATACAACAAGCTGTTGATGAAGCTTCTGAAGTCGGCGGGGGCAAGGTAATATTTCCGGAGGGCACTTATTTATCCGGCGCCCTTTTTATTAAATCAAATGTAGAGTTACACATTGATGAAGATGTTACCATCAAGGCCATACAGGACGACGATGCTTTTCCTGATATCTGGACCCGGATTGCAGGTATTGAGATGGAATGGCCGGCTGCCCTTATCAATGTAAACAACGCAGAAAATGTCAGAATTTCCGGGAAAGGAACTATCGATGGTAACGGCAAATACTGGTGGGATAAGTTTTGGGGCGATCCTCCACGAACAGGTGGAATGTTTGTCGAATACAAAAAAAGGGATTTGCGCTGGGCGCTTGATTATGATTGTAAACGGGTAAGACCGCTTGTAGTATATAAATCTGAAAATGTGAATCTTAAGAATTTCAGAATCGAAAGGTCTGGCTTTTGGGCTGTGACTTTAACGTATAGCCGCAGAGTGCATGTTAATGGTATAGTGATAAGAAATAATATTGGCGGGGAAGGGCCAAGTTCGGACGGCATAAACACCGATTCTTCCGTAGATATTTTGGTTGAAAATTGCGATGTTGATTGTAATGATGATAACTTCGCATTGAAATCAGGCAGGGGTGCAGATGGACTTAGGGTAAATAAACCTGTTGAAGATGTGGTATACAGAAATAACCTTTCAAGAGCCGGACACGGCTTATTTACCATTGGCAGCGAAACAGCAGGGGGTATGAAAAATATAGAAGTTTACGGTCTTGAAGCTGAAGATACCCAATACGGCATCCGTTTTAAATCAGCAAAAGTGCGAGGAGGCGTTATTGAAAATATCCATTTTCACGATATTAAAATGAATGGTGTACCTTATCCTTTTTATTTTGAGCTTAACTGGTTCCCATCTTATAGCTATCCCGAAATTCCGGAAGAAATACCTGAAGAAGAAATACCCGGGCACTGGAAAAAACTTACTGAAAAAGTGAAACCTAAAGAACGTGGCATTCCGGAATTCAGGGATCTTGTCTTTGAAGACATTACTGTCAAAAATGCCAAACAGGCATTTTATGCAAATGCATATCCCGAAAAGCCTATACACAATCTTCACTGGGAAAATATTACAGTCCAGGCCCGGAAAGCCGGAAAAATTTCCTATGCCGAAGACTGGACTATGAAAAATGTAACAATGCAAACAAAAAACGGCGAACAGGTGAACTTAAATAATTGTAATGATATTCAACTTCCATCGGTTATTTCGACTGTAAATGAAGAAAACTAA